The DNA sequence atGAAATGGTTACCAGCTAGTTACTATATTGTGATAGGGATCTCTGCTATCAAGCTCTGTGACACATATGAgtgggttcaagccccagaacAAATACAATAAAGTCCTATCATGCCAGGTATGAGAGTTTGTACCTGTAACCTCATCACTGAGGAGGCAACAGGGGAACATCCTACGTTTCAGGCTAGCCTAGCTGGTACTGTGAGACTGCCTCCAAAACCTTAGTAATTATATGATGTTGGTCTATCTTGTAAACTAAAgcaaaagtaatgaaaaaaataagaaagaaaaaagtgaacaGAAAGAGCTATATTTTTTTCATGGATCCCATTAATTCagtcatttgaaataaaatatatttctggtccttatttgtttgtttgcttacagttttttgtttttgttcccactccccacccccaacccagagataggttttctctgtgtagccctaggcatcctggaactcactctgtagaccaggctggccttgacctcagagatctacTACCTCCTGCTTCCCCGCCCAcccagagtgctaggatcaaaggcctataccaccaccacctagcacTGGCCTGTACTTAATATTGGTGAACACAACTAAGAAGCTAGTGACAATGGAAGTGacctccttcttttttcttctcaacaGAGTAGATTATGAACGCCTCAAGGATGTTGGCCCTGACAGGGCAGCATCTGAGTGGCTACTTCGGTGTGGAGCCAAAGTACGCTACTGTGGCCACCAGAAGTGGCTACAGGACTATAACAAACTCCCAGGAGGCTCTGTAGACAGATACAAGATTCAAGAAATTGATGCCACTGATTCTTGTATCATGGACATTGGCTTGGATCACATGGGTAAGTCCCTGTCATTTGCTTTTAGGGCATGCAGGTGGTTTGCAAGGAATGCTTCGATACAGTTGACTCACTGTGATAGTCATGGGcatgtttttgtattttcccCATTTCGGGAAAATTAAGTTTGTTTATTCCTGTGTTTGATGTTTATCAGCAGAGTAAATAGAGAGCACATAtaccttttcccctctccctcatgAGCTTCTTTCTGGGTTCTTTTCACTTTAAATCCAAAGCCTGTTTGCTTTTTGTCAGACTGTCTTTGCCAAATGTATGCCTTTGTGACCCCCTCGGTGACATAAGACTAATTATATCCAGATAGCTTCTGCTCCATTCTTTCCATGCATGGGCATGTGACTTCACTGGCCCCTCCATCGGCACGGCCTGTGTAATGAATATGTTCTATGGTTAGCAGGGTGAGCAGTCACTCCAGTTTTCATAGGACAGTCAAAGCCAGGACAGTCCTGTCCTAGGTGAACCAAGAATGGTTAGTCATGGGAACAGTAAAAAGGATTAACTCCACTTTTCCCCCTAGTGGGCCTGGAGCATGTTGAAAAAATAACACTATGCAAGTGTCATTATATTGAAGATAACTGTTTGCAGAGGCTTAGTCAACTGGAAAATTTACGAAAAAGCCTATTGGAACTGGAAATAATTACCTGTGGAAATGTCACAGACAACGGCATCATTGCTTTGCGACATTTTAAGTAAGTggtcaaaaccaaaccaaaacttgATAAGGtgaatattcagaatatataacaGTTTTAAAATGATGTCTGTAGTTCTAAAAGTACACTTTAAAAGTATGAACTTTacgttttgttattttatatatatgaatgttttgcctgcacgtatgttgatgtaccatgtgcatgcaatgccctcagaggccaaaagagagcttTGTATCCCCTAGAatttgagttacagatggctgtgaaccaccatgtggtagTCCTCTGGAAAGACAGACTGCCcgtagccactgagccatctcccaagtgtATAAACTCTTAACTCAGCCATtagaatgcttgctgtgcaaacatgaggagcAGGGTTTGCATCCCAGCACCCAAAGAAAAGCCCCGAGTGGTCCCACTCACTGTTGCAGTTCCAGCACTGACCAGGGCAGGGACGGAAGATTGCTGGGCTTCCTGGATACCAGTCTAGCTGAAACACTTGAGTTCCAGGTCTAGCCTCAGAACTAGGGGAAGATGGATAGCAGATGATACCCCGCACCTTCTTCAAGCCTCTGTGTAtgcacatctgtacacacacacacacacacacacacaca is a window from the Mastomys coucha isolate ucsf_1 unplaced genomic scaffold, UCSF_Mcou_1 pScaffold6, whole genome shotgun sequence genome containing:
- the Dmac2l gene encoding ATP synthase subunit s, mitochondrial isoform X3 is translated as MMMFGKISRQLCSLKKIPWSCDSRYFWKWLNTVFNKVDYERLKDVGPDRAASEWLLRCGAKVRYCGHQKWLQDYNKLPGGSVDRYKIQEIDATDSCIMDIGLDHMVGLEHVEKITLCKCHYIEDNCLQRLSQLENLRKSLLELEIITCGNVTDNGIIALRHFKNLKYLFLSDLPGIKDKEYLVQVLKTALPSLELKLNLK
- the Dmac2l gene encoding ATP synthase subunit s, mitochondrial isoform X2, with the protein product MLHSLFICHMEEFSQLKFPLPRSMMMFGKISRQLCSLKKIPWSCDSRYFWKWLNTVFNKVDYERLKDVGPDRAASEWLLRCGAKVRYCGHQKWLQDYNKLPGGSVDRYKIQEIDATDSCIMDIGLDHMVGLEHVEKITLCKCHYIEDNCLQRLSQLENLRKSLLELEIITCGNVTDNGIIALRHFKNLKYLFLSDLPGIKDKEYLVQVLKTALPSLELKLNLK
- the Dmac2l gene encoding ATP synthase subunit s, mitochondrial isoform X1, which encodes MVNYCFKWECLCKLQVHSLSRRPSSSQRSMMMFGKISRQLCSLKKIPWSCDSRYFWKWLNTVFNKVDYERLKDVGPDRAASEWLLRCGAKVRYCGHQKWLQDYNKLPGGSVDRYKIQEIDATDSCIMDIGLDHMVGLEHVEKITLCKCHYIEDNCLQRLSQLENLRKSLLELEIITCGNVTDNGIIALRHFKNLKYLFLSDLPGIKDKEYLVQVLKTALPSLELKLNLK